Proteins co-encoded in one Candidatus Methylomirabilota bacterium genomic window:
- a CDS encoding alpha/beta fold hydrolase, with protein MAPREVRQPEVARLAALLLALVLVLPVAQAGHTALVAGAFLVELLSQGRYAPLSALTSAPAREALAVPGVAADRYVPAGLGAGRRLVLVHGATAEGKDDPRLREAAELLARSGFDVAVPTVPGLTRGRLRPEDVGAVVATLAARPGPAVVLGVSVGSGPALLAAADPSVRDRVSAVVSLGGYASALEVVRFWLTGTYEYGGVRGRVARDPRLVGEFVRANADLLDPRARAELMTGDPERAARFLAALPPDLRRYLDSMSPLGVAREIPGRLVLVHGRGDPTVPYTESLRLAAARPGNTTLLLVGILEHVEGGGGRTGRQDARDLFELWRAMYALLAG; from the coding sequence ATGGCGCCTCGTGAAGTGCGTCAACCGGAAGTAGCCCGGCTCGCCGCTCTCCTCCTCGCCCTCGTCCTCGTCCTCCCCGTCGCCCAGGCCGGCCACACCGCGCTCGTCGCCGGGGCGTTCCTCGTCGAGTTGCTCAGTCAGGGGCGGTACGCGCCCCTCTCGGCCCTCACGTCGGCGCCCGCGCGCGAGGCCCTGGCCGTCCCCGGCGTGGCGGCCGACCGCTACGTGCCGGCGGGGCTCGGCGCCGGGCGCCGGCTCGTCCTCGTCCACGGCGCGACGGCCGAGGGCAAGGACGACCCGCGCCTGCGCGAGGCGGCCGAGCTGCTCGCCCGCTCCGGCTTCGACGTCGCCGTGCCCACGGTCCCCGGGCTCACGCGCGGCCGCCTGCGTCCGGAGGACGTGGGCGCCGTCGTCGCGACGCTCGCGGCGCGGCCGGGACCGGCCGTCGTCCTCGGCGTGAGCGTGGGGTCCGGGCCCGCCCTGCTCGCGGCGGCCGATCCGAGCGTCCGGGATCGCGTGAGCGCCGTCGTGAGCCTCGGGGGCTACGCGTCGGCGCTCGAGGTCGTCCGCTTCTGGCTCACGGGGACGTACGAGTACGGCGGCGTGCGCGGGCGCGTCGCCCGCGATCCGCGGCTCGTGGGCGAGTTCGTCCGCGCCAACGCCGATCTGCTGGATCCCCGCGCGCGGGCGGAGCTCATGACCGGGGATCCCGAGCGCGCCGCGCGGTTCCTCGCCGCGCTGCCTCCGGACCTCCGACGCTACCTCGATTCGATGTCCCCGCTCGGCGTCGCGCGCGAGATCCCGGGGCGGCTCGTCCTCGTGCACGGGCGCGGCGACCCGACGGTCCCCTACACCGAAAGCCTGCGCCTCGCGGCCGCGCGCCCGGGGAACACCACGCTCCTGCTCGTCGGCATCCTCGAGCACGTGGAGGGCGGCGGCGGGAGGACGGGCCGGCAGGACGCGCGCGACCTCTTCGAGCTCTGGCGCGCGATGTACGCGCTCCTGGCCGGATGA
- a CDS encoding class I SAM-dependent methyltransferase — protein sequence MDAALEKRQVERAYELYAPVYDFIFDWIFSPGRTAAVRQLALQRSDSVLEVGIGTGLNLPLYPATCALTGIDLSQEMLDKAVERVETLAMPNVTLKVMDATSMDFGDDEFDKAVATYTISAVPDPVAVLREMRRVVKPGGVIVVLNHFRSERRLMGWLEDLVAPVCTRLGWKSNLALGPLLTQVGLVPELVAKVNMFNGWRLVKCVNRK from the coding sequence GTGGACGCGGCGTTGGAGAAGAGGCAGGTCGAGCGCGCATACGAGCTGTACGCCCCCGTCTACGACTTCATCTTCGACTGGATCTTCTCGCCGGGCCGCACGGCGGCCGTCAGGCAGCTCGCGCTCCAGCGAAGCGACTCCGTGCTCGAGGTCGGCATCGGCACCGGGCTCAACCTCCCGCTCTACCCCGCCACCTGCGCGCTCACCGGCATCGACCTCTCGCAGGAGATGCTCGACAAGGCGGTCGAGCGCGTCGAGACGCTCGCGATGCCGAACGTCACGCTCAAGGTCATGGACGCCACGTCCATGGACTTCGGCGACGACGAGTTCGACAAGGCGGTGGCGACCTACACGATCTCCGCGGTCCCCGATCCCGTCGCCGTCCTCCGCGAGATGCGCCGGGTGGTGAAGCCCGGCGGCGTCATCGTCGTCCTGAACCACTTCCGGAGCGAGCGCCGGCTCATGGGCTGGCTCGAGGACCTCGTCGCGCCGGTCTGCACGCGCCTGGGCTGGAAGTCGAATCTGGCGCTCGGGCCGCTCCTCACCCAGGTCGGCCTCGTGCCCGAGCTGGTGGCGAAGGTGAACATGTTCAACGGATGGCGCCTCGTGAAGTGCGTCAACCGGAAGTAG
- a CDS encoding molybdenum cofactor biosynthesis protein MoaE, which produces MRVRVRLFARYREAAGRERIEIDLPEGGTVESAWSAVAARHPELARFRPFTLFAVGQEYVEPDHTLAPGDELCLFPPVSGGAPDDVFRVVGEPLSPDAVAREVDHPGAGGVVIFSGVVRNETGGRPVKFLEYEAHAPMAEAKMREIGTAIRARWPSIKRVAMLHRVGRLEIGEASVLIAVSAAHRQEAFEACKYAIDTLKRTVPVWKKEHFADGEVWVGLQGG; this is translated from the coding sequence GTGCGTGTCCGGGTCCGCCTCTTCGCCCGGTACCGTGAAGCCGCGGGGCGGGAGCGGATCGAGATCGATCTCCCCGAGGGTGGCACCGTCGAGTCGGCGTGGTCCGCCGTCGCCGCGCGCCACCCCGAGCTCGCGCGCTTCCGCCCGTTCACGCTGTTTGCCGTCGGCCAGGAGTACGTCGAGCCCGACCACACGCTGGCGCCCGGCGACGAGCTCTGCCTGTTCCCGCCGGTGAGCGGCGGTGCCCCGGACGATGTCTTCAGGGTGGTCGGGGAGCCGCTCTCACCCGACGCCGTCGCCCGCGAGGTGGACCATCCCGGCGCCGGCGGCGTCGTGATCTTCTCGGGCGTCGTGCGGAACGAGACGGGCGGCCGCCCCGTGAAGTTCCTCGAGTACGAGGCCCACGCGCCGATGGCCGAGGCGAAGATGCGGGAGATCGGCACGGCGATCCGCGCCCGCTGGCCCTCGATCAAGCGCGTGGCGATGCTCCACCGCGTCGGGCGGCTCGAGATCGGCGAGGCGAGCGTGCTGATCGCGGTCTCGGCGGCGCACCGGCAGGAGGCGTTCGAGGCGTGCAAGTACGCGATCGACACGCTCAAGCGCACGGTGCCGGTCTGGAAGAAGGAGCACTTCGCGGACGGCGAGGTCTGGGTCGGGCTCCAAGGCGGGTAG
- the tilS gene encoding tRNA lysidine(34) synthetase TilS — protein MSLLGAIERTLRRHAMLAGGETVLVAVSGGADSVALLRVLTRLAPAWRLSLHILHVDHQMRPESSRDAAFVRTLGERLGVPVEVATVEVEHGDSLEAAARRARYTALEAGADRVGADRIALGHTADDQAETVLMRLLEGTGVRGLAGIPPVRGRVIRPLLECRRAALVEELRRAGLDWVEDPTNRDPKFLRNRIRHELLPLLAESYNPGIADALARVAALTREAVNALERTAAVELERLAAVGDGAVTLPLGALRTLPRQVAAEVLRQAAGRLGSRAPLRAWAHRGLRRVLVEPAPRRPFRLAGVTLEVSGPRVRLSLAALPALVERVLAVPGRVELPEIGAALVATLVEAERYAIPDEACRVAFDADELPPALVVRPRRAGDGVEPFGGGRRKLKDLLIDAKVPRWERDRVPVIEAAGRTLWVAGVRRGAAAPVTAHTRRVLELALVPLAEPGTAR, from the coding sequence GTGAGCCTCCTCGGCGCGATCGAGCGCACCCTTCGCCGCCACGCGATGCTCGCTGGCGGCGAAACCGTCTTGGTCGCCGTCTCCGGCGGCGCCGACTCCGTCGCCCTGCTGCGCGTGCTCACCCGGCTCGCGCCCGCGTGGCGTCTCTCGCTCCACATCCTGCACGTGGACCACCAGATGCGGCCCGAGTCCTCGCGGGACGCCGCGTTCGTCCGGACGCTCGGCGAGCGGCTCGGCGTCCCCGTGGAGGTCGCGACGGTCGAGGTGGAGCATGGCGATTCGCTCGAGGCCGCGGCGCGCCGGGCGCGCTATACAGCGCTCGAGGCCGGCGCCGACCGGGTCGGCGCCGACCGGATCGCCTTGGGCCACACCGCCGACGACCAGGCCGAGACCGTCCTCATGCGACTGCTCGAGGGCACGGGCGTCCGCGGCCTGGCGGGCATCCCGCCGGTCCGCGGCCGCGTGATCCGCCCCCTCCTCGAGTGCCGACGCGCCGCGCTCGTCGAGGAGCTCCGCCGGGCGGGGCTCGACTGGGTCGAGGACCCGACCAACCGCGACCCGAAGTTCCTCCGGAACCGGATCCGCCACGAGCTGCTCCCGCTCCTCGCCGAGTCCTACAACCCCGGGATCGCCGACGCGCTGGCCCGTGTGGCGGCGCTCACGCGTGAGGCGGTGAATGCGCTCGAGCGGACCGCCGCAGTCGAGCTCGAGCGGCTCGCCGCGGTCGGGGACGGCGCCGTCACGCTCCCGCTCGGCGCGCTGCGCACGCTGCCGAGGCAGGTCGCGGCCGAGGTCCTGCGCCAGGCCGCGGGACGCCTGGGGAGCCGGGCGCCGCTCCGCGCCTGGGCCCACCGCGGGCTCCGCCGCGTCCTCGTCGAGCCCGCGCCGCGCCGCCCGTTCCGCCTCGCCGGCGTGACGCTCGAGGTGAGCGGGCCGCGCGTGCGGCTCTCGCTCGCGGCCCTCCCCGCGCTGGTCGAGCGCGTGCTCGCCGTCCCGGGACGCGTCGAGCTGCCCGAGATCGGCGCGGCGCTCGTGGCGACGCTCGTGGAGGCCGAGCGCTACGCGATCCCCGACGAGGCGTGCCGCGTCGCGTTCGACGCCGACGAGCTTCCGCCCGCGCTCGTCGTGCGTCCGCGGCGTGCGGGCGACGGCGTCGAGCCGTTCGGCGGGGGCCGGCGCAAGCTGAAGGACCTTCTGATCGACGCCAAGGTGCCGCGCTGGGAGCGCGACCGGGTGCCGGTGATCGAGGCCGCCGGCCGGACCCTCTGGGTGGCGGGCGTCCGGCGCGGCGCCGCGGCGCCGGTGACGGCGCACACGCGCCGCGTGCTCGAGCTCGCGCTCGTGCCGCTGGCGGAACCGGGCACCGCCCGGTAG
- a CDS encoding sigma-54 dependent transcriptional regulator, whose translation MIPDVPKLARRGTVLVVDDEEGVRASVRAILEETCDVLEAENGAEALEILRANDVDLVMLDQRMPGEPGIDVLPRVKAADPTTVVVVVTAVREVRTAVEALKRGAWDYLTKPFDVDDILLLSQRAFEKRALEREVLYLRSALAGSAPDAAAGTGFEGLVGRHPEMVKIYQTITQIADTPTTVLVTGESGTGKELVARALHARSERRARAFVAVNVAAIPDALVESELFGHEKGAFTGAHARKLGKFELAQGGTVFLDEIGSLRLDLQTKLLRVLQEREIERLGGIRAIPVDVRVVAATNVNLRAAVRAREFREDLYYRLNVVPVHVPPLRERREDIPFLLEHFVRKTARECRRDVRGVSAGALEVLTRYDWPGNVRELENVIYRAVVLARNPVIQLQDVPLDVAIPETGARLAEDTGPPLRDAMGQFERQYILRVLERVGWNVSRAARDLGVHRNTILAKLSAWGIQRPASGDARSLSL comes from the coding sequence GTGATCCCGGACGTGCCGAAGCTCGCGCGGCGCGGCACCGTCCTCGTCGTCGACGACGAGGAAGGAGTCCGGGCGTCCGTGCGGGCGATCCTCGAGGAGACGTGCGACGTCCTCGAGGCCGAGAACGGCGCCGAGGCCCTCGAGATCCTGCGCGCCAACGACGTGGATCTGGTGATGCTCGACCAGCGCATGCCCGGCGAGCCGGGCATCGACGTGCTCCCACGCGTCAAGGCGGCCGACCCGACGACGGTCGTCGTCGTGGTCACGGCGGTACGCGAGGTGCGGACCGCGGTCGAGGCGCTCAAGCGCGGCGCCTGGGACTACCTCACGAAGCCGTTCGACGTGGACGACATCCTGCTCCTCTCCCAGCGCGCGTTCGAGAAGCGCGCGCTCGAGCGCGAGGTGCTCTACCTGCGCTCGGCGCTCGCGGGCAGCGCGCCGGACGCCGCGGCGGGCACGGGCTTCGAGGGCCTGGTGGGCCGCCACCCCGAGATGGTGAAGATCTACCAGACCATCACGCAGATCGCCGACACGCCGACGACCGTGCTCGTCACCGGCGAGAGCGGGACCGGCAAGGAGCTGGTGGCGCGCGCGCTCCACGCGCGGAGCGAGCGGCGGGCGCGGGCCTTCGTCGCGGTCAACGTGGCCGCCATCCCCGACGCGCTCGTCGAGTCGGAGCTCTTCGGCCACGAGAAGGGCGCCTTCACCGGCGCCCACGCGCGGAAGCTCGGCAAGTTCGAGCTCGCCCAGGGCGGCACGGTCTTCCTCGACGAGATCGGCTCGCTCCGGCTCGACCTCCAGACGAAGCTCCTGCGCGTGCTGCAGGAGCGCGAGATCGAGCGGCTCGGCGGCATCCGCGCGATCCCGGTGGACGTCCGCGTGGTGGCCGCGACCAACGTGAATCTCCGGGCGGCCGTGCGCGCGCGCGAGTTCCGCGAGGACCTCTACTACCGGCTCAACGTGGTCCCCGTCCACGTGCCGCCCCTCCGCGAGCGGCGCGAGGACATCCCGTTCCTCCTCGAGCACTTCGTGCGGAAGACCGCGCGCGAGTGCCGGCGCGACGTGCGGGGCGTCTCGGCGGGCGCCCTCGAGGTACTCACGCGCTACGACTGGCCGGGGAACGTGCGCGAGCTCGAGAACGTGATCTACCGCGCGGTCGTGCTGGCGCGCAACCCGGTCATCCAGCTCCAGGACGTGCCGCTCGACGTCGCGATCCCCGAGACCGGCGCGCGCCTGGCCGAGGACACGGGACCGCCGCTCCGCGACGCGATGGGCCAGTTCGAGCGCCAGTACATCCTGCGCGTGCTCGAGCGCGTGGGCTGGAACGTGAGCCGCGCGGCGCGCGACCTCGGCGTGCACCGGAACACGATCCTCGCCAAGCTCTCCGCCTGGGGCATTCAGCGCCCCGCGAGCGGCGACGCGCGGAGCCTCTCGCTCTAG
- a CDS encoding DegQ family serine endoprotease gives MRTTLAVLLVLASVLPADAQQRTPPKIDARAVLRALEDAFSAVADRATPAVVNVTTVPKRGAVEESPERFREYFGEEFYERFFGRRPREEQRTSGSGVIVDPKGYILTNNHVIENAQDVTVRLSDGRKLAAKVVGRDPKTDLAVLKVDAPGPLPVAELGDSDHLRVGQWAIAIGNPFGLDRTVTVGIISATARNRVGVTQYENFIQTDASINPGNSGGPLLNLDGKVIGINTAIVAAGQGIGFSIPINQAKDVMRQLIAGGRVVRGWLGIAIQDVTDELSGTFGVKEREGVLVADVMKGGPAEAAGVRPGDVIVELNGAPIKEVPELQRRVAGVAPGQVARLTVLRDRQPVRLSVKIGEMPADEPAPAAVVPDEEGWGLRVEPLSADMAQRLNLPVAQGLLVTDVAPGGPADRAGVRRGDVIVEAGRTPVSEPAALFRALAQLKPGERLLIFVQRPGTGGKSEYLVMEREKQP, from the coding sequence ATGAGAACGACGCTCGCCGTGCTCCTCGTCCTCGCCTCCGTCCTGCCGGCCGACGCCCAGCAGCGGACGCCACCCAAGATCGACGCGCGCGCCGTGCTCCGCGCCCTCGAGGACGCGTTCAGCGCGGTCGCCGACCGCGCGACGCCCGCCGTCGTCAACGTCACCACGGTGCCGAAGCGCGGCGCCGTCGAGGAGTCGCCCGAGCGGTTCAGGGAGTACTTCGGCGAGGAGTTCTACGAGCGCTTCTTCGGCCGGCGGCCGCGCGAGGAGCAGCGCACGAGTGGCTCGGGCGTGATCGTGGATCCAAAGGGATACATCTTGACGAACAACCACGTCATCGAGAACGCTCAGGACGTCACCGTGCGCCTCTCGGACGGACGGAAGCTCGCCGCGAAGGTCGTGGGCCGGGATCCGAAGACGGACCTCGCGGTCCTCAAGGTGGACGCGCCCGGGCCGCTGCCGGTCGCCGAGCTGGGCGACTCGGACCACCTCCGCGTGGGCCAGTGGGCGATCGCGATCGGCAACCCGTTCGGCCTCGACCGCACCGTGACGGTCGGCATCATCTCCGCGACGGCGCGCAACCGCGTCGGCGTGACGCAGTACGAGAACTTCATCCAGACGGACGCGTCCATCAACCCGGGCAACTCGGGAGGGCCGCTCCTGAACCTCGACGGCAAGGTGATCGGGATCAACACGGCGATCGTCGCCGCGGGGCAGGGCATCGGCTTCTCGATCCCGATCAACCAGGCGAAGGACGTGATGCGCCAGCTCATCGCGGGCGGCCGCGTGGTGCGCGGCTGGCTCGGGATCGCGATCCAGGACGTCACCGACGAGCTCTCGGGCACCTTCGGCGTGAAGGAGCGCGAGGGCGTGCTGGTCGCCGACGTCATGAAGGGCGGGCCGGCCGAGGCCGCCGGCGTCCGGCCGGGCGACGTGATCGTCGAGCTCAACGGCGCGCCGATCAAGGAGGTGCCCGAGCTCCAGCGCCGCGTCGCCGGCGTCGCGCCCGGCCAGGTCGCGCGGCTCACCGTCCTGCGCGACCGGCAGCCCGTGCGGCTCAGCGTGAAGATCGGCGAGATGCCCGCGGACGAGCCCGCGCCCGCCGCGGTCGTGCCGGACGAGGAGGGCTGGGGGCTTCGGGTCGAGCCGCTGAGCGCCGACATGGCGCAGAGGCTGAACCTGCCGGTCGCGCAGGGCCTGCTCGTGACCGACGTCGCGCCGGGCGGCCCGGCCGACCGCGCGGGCGTGCGGCGCGGCGACGTGATCGTCGAGGCGGGCCGCACGCCCGTCTCCGAGCCCGCCGCGCTCTTCCGGGCGCTCGCGCAGCTCAAGCCCGGCGAGCGCCTCCTGATCTTCGTCCAGCGGCCGGGGACGGGCGGTAAGAGCGAGTACCTCGTCATGGAGCGCGAGAAGCAGCCGTGA